Part of the Spiroplasma turonicum genome, ATCAAGAACTTTTGACTTTATTATAACAAATTTTATTAAGGAATTAATTTTATTAAAAACAAATTTTACTTGCTAAATATCTAAGCATAAAAAAAATGACTACACAACATATCAGTCATCTTCTGCATAAAATGGTTCTTCTTTATTTATTCTGTCATAATATAAGTTACCATTATTGTGGTCTAGTTCATGTTGAAAAACAATTGCTCTGTATCCCCTTAAAGTAATGTTAATACTTTTTTTTGATAGTCATTCATAACCCTCAACCTGAATTTTATAATTTCTTGGAACTAATCCTTCATAATTTTTATCAACACTTAGACATCCTTCACCACCTTCTAAATATGATAGTTGAGGACTAGATGCTATTATTTTGGCATTAATCATAGCATACTCTTCTGCTTCGATATATTTTTCAACTTCACCAGTTTCTTCATTTTTTCTTTTCTTCTTTCATTCGAATCTGGCAAAAAACATGTTTTTATTAACTCCAATTTGTGGAGCTGCTAATCCAACTGCAGGTCTTAAATGATCTTTGTTTTCTTTATTATTTAATATTGGGTCTTGACTATACCTTACAAAGTCAATTAATTTCTTTATTGTAATTTCGTCTTCTTCAACCAAAGGAATTTCAACATCAATTGACTTATTTCTAATGACTTCAGGTTTGTCATCTTTTCATAACCATTTATTTGATGGAATTTCTTTTTGTAAAAGATCTTTTTCTAAATCTAAATTCATATAAATTACCTCAAAAATAATTATATAATAATTTTACTTTAATAGTAAAAAGAGGTTTTATGAGAGTTATTAGCGGAAGATTTAGAGGAAGAAAACTAAAAGTTTTAGAGGGTTTTAATACAAGACCAACATTAACAAGAGTAAAAGAAGATATTTTTAACGTTTTAAATAATTACTTTGTTTTTGAAAATAAAGTCGGCTTAGATTTATTTGCAGGGAGTGGTGCTCTTGGGATAGAGGCAATTTCTAGAGGAATCAAGCATATTTACTTTAATGAATTAAACAAAAATGCTATAAAAATCTTAAAAGAAAATTTGGTTGGCATTGAAAAGGATTTTTATACAATACTGAATTTAGATTATAAGAATGCCCTAAACCTTCTATTAACTTCTAGTGCAAAAATTGATATTATTTTTTTAGATCCGCCTTTTAAAGAAATAGAATACTATCATAGTTTTTTTGAGTTTATCAGAAGTTGTAATATACTCAATAAATATGGTATATTAATTATAGAATCAAAAGATGAACTTAAAATTGGTTATCTAGATAATTTTGTTATTTTAAAATACAAATATTATAAGAATAAACATTTATATATAGTTAGATTAGAGGAATAAAATTAAATGAAAAAAGGTAAAATTATTATTTTATCTGGTCCTTCAGGTGTTGGGAAAGGGACCATTAATAAGGAGTTAGCCAAGGATAAATCTTTAAATTTAACACAATCAATATCAATGACAACTCGATCACCAAGACCTGGTGAAGTGGATGGTGTAAACTATTTTTTTGTTGATAAATCAACTTTTAAAGATGCTATTGAGCACAATGAATTAATTGAATATGCAGAATTTATAGGAAATTTTTATGGTACACCTAGGAAGTACTTATACGAAAAAATTGAAAAAGGAGAAAACGTAGTACTAGAAATTGAAGTGATTGGTGCAACTCAAATACTTAAAAAAGAATCTCCAGATAATTTAGTTTCAATTTTTTTAATGCCTCCAAATTTAAAACAATTAGAAAATAGATTAAGAAATAGAGGTACTGAAAATAATGAAGTTATTAAACAAAGGTTAGATAAAGCCTTATTAGAAATACCTTTAAAACATAAATATCAATATGTAATTACAATTGAAAGTGTTGAAGATGCTGTCAATAAAGTTAAAGAAGTATTATTAAAAGAGAATACTTTACATGAAGATTGAAAAAATAGTAAATACTATAAATTAAAAGAAGATGTAAAAAAAATAATAATTGAACAATATATGTTCTTGGTAAATAATTGAAAAGATAATGTAATTCATTTAGATGATTACAAAGAAAACAATAATTTTGACTTTGAGGAGTATTTAATTAATTTTTTAACCCAAAAAATTTATAAATATGTTTTAGCATACGAAGAATTGGTTTGCCTAGATAATTTCTCAAGAGTTAAAATTATTGCAGAAAAGTTCATGTTAGATTTCAATTTCTTTACAATGGAACAAGATTAAATATGAATGCAAGAAATTTAGCTTTAAATTTACTTAATGAAATAATTTATAATAATAAGTTTTCTAACAAGCTTTTAAATAAAACTAAAGAAAAAAGTAATTTATCAAAAAGCGATATTTTTTTTGTTTTTAAACTAGTTTATGGTGTAATTCAGTACAAAATTTATTTAGAATATGTTGTAAATAAGTTGCTTAAAACTGAAGTAAAAAATAAAAAGATTTTTATTATTTTGCTAATGGCATTGTATCAATTTAAGTTTTTAAATTCAAAAGGT contains:
- the def gene encoding peptide deformylase, which codes for MEKDLLQKEIPSNKWLWKDDKPEVIRNKSIDVEIPLVEEDEITIKKLIDFVRYSQDPILNNKENKDHLRPAVGLAAPQIGVNKNMFFARFEWKKKRKNEETGEVEKYIEAEEYAMINAKIIASSPQLSYLEGGEGCLSVDKNYEGLVPRNYKIQVEGYEWLSKKSINITLRGYRAIVFQHELDHNNGNLYYDRINKEEPFYAEDDWYVV
- the rsmD gene encoding 16S rRNA (guanine(966)-N(2))-methyltransferase RsmD; protein product: MRVISGRFRGRKLKVLEGFNTRPTLTRVKEDIFNVLNNYFVFENKVGLDLFAGSGALGIEAISRGIKHIYFNELNKNAIKILKENLVGIEKDFYTILNLDYKNALNLLLTSSAKIDIIFLDPPFKEIEYYHSFFEFIRSCNILNKYGILIIESKDELKIGYLDNFVILKYKYYKNKHLYIVRLEE
- the gmk gene encoding guanylate kinase produces the protein MKKGKIIILSGPSGVGKGTINKELAKDKSLNLTQSISMTTRSPRPGEVDGVNYFFVDKSTFKDAIEHNELIEYAEFIGNFYGTPRKYLYEKIEKGENVVLEIEVIGATQILKKESPDNLVSIFLMPPNLKQLENRLRNRGTENNEVIKQRLDKALLEIPLKHKYQYVITIESVEDAVNKVKEVLLKENTLHEDWKNSKYYKLKEDVKKIIIEQYMFLVNNWKDNVIHLDDYKENNNFDFEEYLINFLTQKIYKYVLAYEELVCLDNFSRVKIIAEKFMLDFNFFTMEQD